The nucleotide sequence gtttagtaaacatgtttttgacatttcaatgaaaatgaatgagatctagatctagtcatctcgctcattcttatgggaaattttaaaaacatgtttataaacaaaagctattgtgcgctggtcataataataaagaaataaattgtttttttcacttattacgttgagataattatttacaccaaattgaatatttcattcTGTcttctgaaaaatggctcagattaaattggtcccttgtaatttccaaggagcgatatgtttCAAAGGTTTTCAGGGGGGATATTTTCTTCATATggttcatatacgaaaatactgttaaatcATTGCTAAAAATGtgttttcaaggttaaaggtttaactctttaacgacaagacactttacggaccgaaaatcaacaataaaaattaaactggtgaACATTataaatgataagtcttacatgtCATCTTGGAAAatctaacagagtctgattcgatgtattttttacctctacgagagatagagacaaaaatagcccaaaactttttgtattttttctgtcaataccaatgaataataatttttagtctaatgaaaaatattacgtatgagtaatgcaggttttattcccaaaagggttttgtttaaaaaaaattgaaagtataaaaaataattaaaattatttttcgatataataattaaaaaattcgccatttttaagcttaaatatttactgggtggtatcaccacttctcgccagtgcagTGTCCCACTTTTCGTCACAtaatattgaaatcgctatttttcgcgatttatgaaataaatgagccacaaagttatttgtatttttactgctgctacgtatagagttgaaaaataataattatttgttttagatttacgattttgaacattctttAAAGTactattttaagcaagtgcatcaaatccaatatttcttatcaaatgtgtcattaaattttcatcaagcaaaatatacctttctggataaataaattgtttaatgaatatttaattacacttgtggaatacataaaatttgtatttagttaattaatattttattttatattatttttatataataataaggcatggcgaaaagtggtaatattctggaattgattttaccacctgtcaccatcatttttcaataggcgacgctaacttcaccacgtagattctcagttgtcaaatctgcattgtttactttctgaaaTGGTCctgtaatttgatttctcaaataaaagtgaagaaaaatcatttaatgtgagtaataataaggtgatcattacaaaaaagaaatgctgaatgtattcttttcataaaattgctgaaaataatcgaatttggaactttcaagtgggtggcgagaagtggttacaaaactggcgaaaagtggttaaaaGTGGcaacgaagtggttatttttgcattgttgataaaaatcagttttttaagtagtccagcgttaaattgtagggctattgttttcacgaatctaaAGCCaataagtaactttgtgtcaaatttgagttatcttataataaggattcaaaagttataataaaattaattctttttttcataaacatggcgataagtggttactccaccattgagaaaaaaacgagggtgcgattaactttttttcctcataactttaacactttaggtgtaaaagtacagtagactctttcaaattcgggcatttggaaccgaaatgtcacccgaattagagagaaattcgggcgacaaactttttgaaatgcaacgattttttattcatctgcataaacatattgagtttacacactcatatataacgtaaattgcatgaaaatccctcaataatgcaaaatcacatcaaaactaaaggcgtctacacattgggagccattttcgtcaaaaattgcgtttttgacaggaatttgacgtttccccctacaactctgcagggaatttccttcaaaaaagcaatttttgacaaaaattgctcccaatgtgtagaggccataagacaaaccatgccaaatttgagcatatttgattcatttgataatcataataaaacttaaaaaatgacaacaaacttttttcaaatttaactgctgcccgaattaaaaaatagcccgatcttaaaaaagccgaattagcgagagtctactgtatacagtatatctactgtattttaagggtaaaattaacatgaaaaagtgtaactttatcacctaatacacctaaaaagcatactatttataccgatttcagatcaatactgcagggtaaaataaatatttctggaatgttattttaactttttcggatttctctcagtgaccctatagcaaatagctggagactggcaaaaaataccctagattcgttcaaccttgtactttgcaattacgtacaaacataagactctttatgggacaccggtgttccaatcgtccttaaagggttaaaaggctctagagaccGTATTTGTCAACCGAATGGCATCATGTTttaggcttgttggaaaggtcttggaattcttgataaTCCTAAATCGGTTCTAGTCGGTTATGAGCCGGTAATAAACCTATAAgtattttttatcagaaaatcatttGTATTACTCTTAAGCTGTTTTCCGAAATTTTTTGAGTAATTCATAAATTGGATAAACCCGATTGTGAAACCTTTACATATTTTCCAGAGTACAAAATTGTAAATCGACTTAGAATAGAATGGAATGGAGTCATCGCATTgttctcaaaaaaatttttcccgAAAGAAAACTTCTTCTGTTTACGATAATTTCTTGGTTAAATAACAGTTTGGCCAAAACCTCTTCCTCTTGTCCACCTGAGTGCCCACAAAAACAACTTGAACTACTTAAGTTCAATCGAGTGTCAATGGAACTTTACCCTCTCAAAATGGTCACCGTGAGAATCCTAATTCCTATAAACAAAGTGGATGCTTGTTACAGGACGTTTTTATGAGCGAGAGCAATTATATTGATCTTCTTGCTTTGCTGCAGCTGCGATATATGAATGAAGGAAGCATTTGGGCTCTCGCGTGTGTGCGCGCGACAAAACACGAATACTGTGTAAGTGTAGTGGATTCTATCTCTCTCTCGCGCACTTTTCCTTCACATACGCCCCTGCGTATGTGTGCGCGAGAGAGGAGAGAATCTCCTCTCTTGCTGACAACATtgaaaacacaaatttttaacataattgCGTCCGCACACGTAAATTCTCGACATTTTAGGTGTGAGGTGAGAAAAAATCACATCACCCATTCAAATTCTCAATGAAAAGCCTAGGAAAATGCTACTTGGGGGGATTTGAGGAGGAAGGTTTTGGGCAGGTTTGAGATACTTCCGGGCGGGTCTGCAGATGGAAAAAGTTGGGAAATGCGAATGGGGTAGGAGAGAAGGGGGTAAAGGGGAGAAAACAAGGTAGCCAGGAGGAATTTGTTTAgggtttttttgggattgaagGGATGCAGGATGCTGGAAGGTAGTGGATCCGTTGGAATTGGGTCCGGGAGGAAGATACAGTGAGGTAGTGTTGGAAGCAAGGTGAAGGCAATCGAGCTTGATGCTGCTGATGGCGCTTTCTCCGATGGAAAGAAAGGCCACTTCTCTGCATCACGAGCAAGAAGATCGTCTCGAGATGGAGTAAAGCACAAGCTTGCCAATTCTCTCAAGCAAATGGTCAGTTTTCGGGCCATCTCAGGTGGCCAGGCGAGTGAGAGAGAAGGTGAGAAAAACGTGAAGTCGCGCGAGTCTTCCGTTTGTGCCAATTTTGGAGGAGAGAGAGACTGCGTGAGAAAAGCCCAAAAAGAGACTTTTCTGCCCTCAAAAATCTCCCCAGAAAAACCTTTCCGGGTGCATTGAAAAGTGTTCCAGGTGATGTACCATGGGTAGAAGATGGTGGTAAGTACCTGATTTATCCAAAGACTGTCTGCGATTCATTGATATGAGTGTGACAGGAGGAATTCGGCGCCCAGGAATTTGTTCACTTTCCAGGCCACACCGaatcacatttcactttttttctgtcCAATGCGCACATACAGGAGAACACTGAGATTGCACACAACATCATCCCAATCTGCAGCATTCATTTTTCACTGTAGCACATCATTTTTTTCAGATACACtcactatttttattattattagttattGCTCTTGTGGCAGAATGTGTTGCTGTCATTTGCTCCACCAACACTTCACTATCTCGCAGTTGGCTGCCATGGAACGCGCACCATTTTGGCACCGGTTGGCTGCCATGAACAAATGTCACTAGAAAATCCCGTGACCTTGGTTTGTTTGTGCGTATATTTTTTTCCGCAAATTTTCCTCTGAAAACCATCAAAACAATGGCCCGGCAACTGGCAAGACTTGGTCAGTTGGACATCAAGAAGACCCTCTTCTTGCTGTGCGACATACAGGATAAATTCAAGCCCGGCATGAAGCTTTTCGATCAAATGGTGAACAACAGCAAGAAGTTGGTAAGAGTTCAGAGGCCTATTCGCCATAACAGATTTCTGTTATTCTATTTTAACTCATTTTAAGGTTTATCTTTATTGCCGTCATATTCACTATCTTATCAccaaatttctaatattttttcccTTGGGGATTTTCAGGTTGCTGCCAGCAAACATTTGGACGTTCCTCTGATCGTTTCCGAGCACTATCCCGAGAAACTGGGCAGGATTGTGAAGGATCTGGATGTTAGTCATGCCAAAATGGTCTACGGGAAGACACTGTTCAGCATGGCAACTCCTGAGATGAAGAACAAGGTCAAGGAGCTCTTCCCGAATGATTTGGAGTCGATTGTCCTCTTCGGATTGGAATCCCACATTTGCCTGGAACAGACGGCCGTTGATATGTGTGACGTAAGTTGATGATCATGATcctgtaggagaattctgtaacagtatgacaatatcTGATGGTAAATTCTTGTCGAGATTTTCCTCTGTTTGCGAAATAGAGCCCGACTGGTGggttcccttccctgttcgggggaaattcatatttcccgcctttcGCTCCTAGCCGAGgccttatacaggcttcagatctaaggcttagacatggcttaactgttataatttttcttagtgaagatattttgtaaaatttgacttaggattggattattagggACAAATGGCTTATTTCAttctgaaagagcaataaaattggttccCATTTGGAATTCTAAGACCCTCGAGAAcaggctaaacttctagtctgcaGACCGCTTTACTGacggtatagttctgttgcccgctGTATGGGGGATTAGCTGACAGGatgtcagtcggtaacatggcctggaagtgttcggatgggggcacagagctAAGTCGTTTCCCGGCAATTGgtcgcgataagccttggtctccctaAGGAATCTTTCAGAGCAAAAGCCCAACAACTGCAAgatggtaaattcggaagattattacagtgggacctcgatagagtcaactaattatttccaggtctGTTGACTCCATTAGATTCGAtgactatcggagtccgaaaaaaaacccattaaaatgtgaaattttgatataaaggggtattattttatttttgtactaGATAATCGATAAATCTAACActatagtagaatattttatttaattaactcaTAAATTCTGCACCCTCTGGTCCAAACAAAGTcgtgtagggtagagtcagtactttttcgccagtaagcactttttcgccacctacaaataaaatcactttttcagggaattatgagctcatggaactacgaaatgactattacttcgtaacctctagtccaacggatcagaaaaccataactggtgctccaccgactagattatttgcaagttaattgaagaaattgtcgacaaggtgaacagtcaccaaaaaaatatggaggtcttaataaacttgtcaacgctcagacaaattgtcttgcaatattttatgtttttgcagtacagtatttgatattttttcactgaaagtcactttgttattaactaagctttgctctgatatcattatttaataatgttttccaaaaaataaagaaatacggatgtggtgaaatagggcttacttttttcggttgtgtaagtacttttcgccactcatttttccaagcattttacaagtggcgcacctcgcggaatttagttgaaacagacgtaattgtcaattgatttttgtcgcaaacaaaaaatgtgcaaaaaatcattcgaaatactctaataattgtctaatataggtgttaaataagaaaagtactgtgcaatgtacttttgcgggttttcgaaagctgctgtttcttaaaaatcaattaaaaacaagtggcgaaaaagtgcttacacagtggcggaaaagtgtttacaaagtggcgaaaagtactgaaacatgcattgttgcaggaaatgtattttttcaactagatgcccaaaaattcccggaaagtctcctggttcattagagagacaatgcttcaaagcacttgtacagaaaatttctttttatttcgacaaaaattgtaagaattacaagggtacaaaaccttaaggtggcgaaaagggcttactctaccctatttgGCAAAAGTTAgagattaactctttcgcgtcacacttttattcagcaagtgaattaatgtaaaattgagttttcctaatgctttatgatcaaatataataattctgATTATTATATtaagatattttccttctggatttcacaaagaaaaacaatgtcccaaaattgagagtagtttattatatcaaaatatgaaatatacaatctttggatattatattttgtgtttctaaagaactttttgctgaaaaaaataaatgaatataaaaaattttgaaaaagaaaagtcatttcacaaagttcgaaattagtgatttttgatctcaaatattttcttttcctgaattatctggagtcttgagaaaattagccaagaatcttataTTCTTCTATTACGATGTCGTGCACAAAACGATAGAttttaattaatgtaaatagtcaaaaaaaaactttttttccccgggtcatatatgaccctaatgacgtgaaagGGATAAGCCTTTGTCCCCCTAAGGATTTTTTCAGAACAAAAGCCTAACTGCAAAAGGGTAAATTCGGaagtttattatttattttgacgtagggtcaaaggaacacgtcttcgacagggaacccctattgatacttttttcaaaatcttgaaatttatttaaaatatctaataaattgtaaaaattacgatttttccttagtctacattttctgataaggatatgtgttcaaatttcgtatggtacagagtagggtgtcaataagtacTGACACGactttttaaagtgtcaataggtgttcctttcaccctaggagtttttttttctatttttgtacatttttcagcttacaaatttttattctgaTTACATTGTGTAAGGGAGGttatcgagtcatcaaattttgattggcttcatattaagAACATAGACGCAGATAGGCATCATAAGGAACGTGTCATACTTAAAaagtgctaatttttttttcttttaaaataaagcaCTTAATGATTTTATAAAGGGTATTAAGGGCATTAGATAAAGCTGATTCCAGAACGAGCAAAAGCAGCGGTGGCGCAGCGGGCTAGCGCATGGTGTTTATAACGCAAAGGTCTcgagttcgattcttgctttggtcttttattgtttactttttcatcgtgttttttttttaatttacttttttattgcgTTTTTGTATATCAGTGACCGTAACTTTTCATTAATGAAGCAATATTTGCTGCTTTGTACTGTAATATAATATCTATGTTTGActaaaggatttttttaaagCTCTTCTATGCGTCTGTTGGTTTTACTGAAGTtgtttaaaggaaaaaaataagattttttccaTACATGTTTTCATTCCTCCTAGAAAAGGACggcttttctaaaaaaaaaatctaaccaTATGTTTTTACTTTCTCTGTGGCTTTTTAGATTTTCGTTATAAATCCTTAAATATCctttaattttgtgtaaaagattacgtgacaacttcctttttttagaaaaatatattactgaatAAATCTATTACTGAAATTACGTTATAAAATGAAAGGAAAAATAGTTGCGAAATATTTGcctatttttacactttttttttaaatttgtgaatGAAGAACAGTAAGGGCAACAGTCTTGCCTTGCCCTCCCCTCATTGcgcttttaattgtttttgagtttttataagctcatttttgtattgactctgcacaaacgatcagtaaaacatcaaatttgacAAGTTGTTACGGTTgcgtttttcaatttaaaaaaatatatttaaatttcatctcCTATAATTTTATAGGATTGAATCGGAGAGTGGGAGAAGCAGGGAATTGCTGGAGATGTAGGATGTCGTGGTCTGTCCGTCAGTCTGTCCACATCAAGTGTAGTTTTGTTGTTCGTGTTAAGTGTGTTAATAGTTCGAGTGCGCGTTTGTGGTGTTGTGTGTCTGTATTTTCAGACAAAAGTTATTGAAAATAAGGACATTAAGGACTCAGGAGGTGGAAGAACcccaaatataaaatttattgtgacCCTGGTGGTAACAATTGGCGCCCAACAAAATGTGCTCCATCTCCACgtgcaaatttttcttttattttagcacCACACGTTAACCCGTGTAAATCTATTAACACACTTTCGTTTAGTTCCGTGTATATTTCCTTGGTATCTGCCTTTAATCAAGTATCCAGtaaaatattcttcaattttttttaacaagatatttttctttatcatattatttttttttcaagatttttttcagatttaTTTCTAATGAGGGTATTTAGTAAATGATTTGACGTGAATATCGCTTGATACAtgtgtttctaaaataaataattcgtgaaattctttaaaattgttCAATATTATATCATTTCAGTTCAGTGCATCAAATCATTAGGGGGAAATTTTTGCTCATCTTGTTCAATTTTAGAGTCACAAGATCATAAAATGATAACGGAAGAAGTGAAAGAGTGATGGAGATTTTGGGTACTGGTTTGTCTGGTGATATAATTCCCCTAGTAGGGATTAATTTTTTAGACAACATTTCTCGTGCATCTTCTCTTTCCATTCTTTCACACTTTATACAAAATAATATGATCTTTGAGCACTTATTTATTCTACAGGagaaatcaaataattttataattattccaTCTTTCTAATTAAAGAAGTGTATTTCGGccaaatttttgataatttttataagGCAAATACCAACGGAATGTTCGTagcggatattttttttaagttgtttatttttttcactttaaaattatattttttcatggTTTTTGCGACTTGTTTATATATTGGGTAGTCATTCCCATTCATAGGGTAACCATTCCCATTTACAAGGCAACCATTCCTAAAATTAAAATACggtcttgataattttttttttcttgtttttttttcgatttatcgGTGGGTGTCTGTATCTCCAGTGATATTGCTTCTTCTTATTTCCTTTAGTATAATTTTctctgattttaaaaataagctCAGTATTTTTTTCTCGGGATATTGAATTCAGCtagaataatattataatattatatatttagtAAATTCTTTcgtcaatatatttttattctatatatattttctgaTTTGATGAAGCAGGACATTAGGACATTGCTCCTTTTCTGCAGCTGTGGGTATTCCTTCAATGCGTTCATCTAAACGGATGGTATTGAGATACAGTTTTCTGAAGATTTGCTGATCTTAAGCTAGGatctttttaagaaattttcttccCCTCCTCTCTATTAACTGGccgttttatattatttttgacaATAGTTGTAGATTAGTATTAGTCGGTCTGGTTATCTCTTTTGGAGGTATGaagatattctttttttttcatgtccTGCTCTATTATTCGGCAGTTTGACGAAAATTATGGAAGATCCCACATAAAATTAAATCAGGAGTTTTTCATTTTGATTTATCATATCTCGAGCTGACTTCTATATCTTCTCTTTCTGTAATACTTAGGGCAGTTCTGGTCCGCATAAATTGGAGGGATTTAAAATACCCGATCTGGAGTTGTCAAGAAGTCACTATCTTATAGTGTTCTTGGAAGCGTCTAGGGTCCTGGGTTCTTTTTCCCTCTTCAAGGGTTTTCTTCCCATAATATTGTAAATAATGTAAACCAAGGGGCTTCTAGATAGCTGTAAGAGCGTGGATTCCCGCGTGTTTATGTTTATTGTCCCGCGATCAGTTACTGTTCGGTATAAAGTTAGAGGGAGATCgaagtttttgtttttctaacacattttctttaatttccgtcaataataaatatatgtattttttttctcgattACTATTTcgatatttaactttaaatagaGAGAGCGggtaaagaaattttcttttttttctttattttttttcttttcttcaagtAAGGGGAGTATGTTACGGTTgcgtttttcaatttaaaaaaatatatttaaatttcatctcCTATAATTTTATAGGATTGAATCGGAGAGTGGGAGAAGCAGGGAATTGCTGGAGATGTAGGGTGTCGTGGTCTGTCCGTCAGTCTGTCCACATCAAGTGTAGTTTTGTTGTTCGTGTTAAGTGTGTTAATAGTTCGAGTGCGCGTTTGTGGTGTTGTGTGTCTGTATTTTCAGacaaaagttattaaaaataagGACATTAAGGACTCAGGAGGTGGAAGAACcccaaatataaaatttattgtgacCCTGGTGGTAACaaagtgactaaatttacaacattaaaagcagtagaattttcgtgaaaatttcgaaacttaattttttgctgaccaaatatttttttttacttctttgaCGTTTTGTCTTctttgacgcttctaggggAAGCAGCTGCCAAACCCCCTGCCCttagctgggtacgcccatgttatcagggcttatcactggtaaatttgtattttaaatagtctgagtacAGTAAGCCAACGAAAGAAaagaaagttcattgaaatcaggggtgaaatgataacttttcgacactatcgaatcgatagtatcgataaaccTATATCTGTTATAATAAGTGAATGTTGACTTTTTATGCATAATTGGGTCAATTATTGTGAtaatcttaaaagaatgtgactgttcaGAAATATCTAAATTAACTAcaaaaagtgcagctatcgtttaaattttacatattcGACAATCtatactatcgaaaataagtcaTCATGTCACCTCAGCTAATAAACATTGGAAACAAAGTCCGGTCAATTTCGGTATAGAAAGGGTCGGATTGAGGTACAATGGGGTAGGGATGAATGCGACCTATTGTCAGAAAGCTCTCGATCTGAGATACAaagtactaaaatttcatcgaaattgtTTCATAAACATCGAAAATATGGGCCGGTCAGGCTGTTTTCATTTATAGTTTGGGTCAAGGTAGAGCGAACGCAAAGTGCGTTCCAGCATTGGAAAGATCTTgatctcagctacaacatactagaattttaagaaaaaacattGCCTAGTTTGCGAAATATTCGAcatgataatttaaaaacatcGAATATTTTGATTGATCGGACCGTAGCATTTAGCAACCGGTTTCCAAATTaccgaaatttttcaaattctgaaaatttgaaccagagatatgaccattttaaaattgaatgttTGACCTCATATAGCTTTGGTCAGGGAATCCGAGGCGTAGGGTTGGgcacttaagttttttttaaaccctTTAGGAACGATTGAAACACCgatataccaaaaaaaaaatttctatgaccttttaaaaatatatttagctCTAAGAAATCAGAAAgtcattttttctgaccccaatTTTTGGCCCTCTCGTGCTTAAACAGTTAATCGAAAGCTCCTAAGAACCAGCTATACCGtattaaaatttgagaccgGGTATAACATTCGTGATCTACGAGATTCAAAACGTGTATATGCGAATTTTAAACCTGGTCTGACGAGGATgcatttcacctcggaccacagaagctgagattCTAAAGGATCTTAGCAAGAAATCAGTGTGGTAGGTTGCCTataaaagctatgcaagccattgtgggAAGAGCTCAACCCTGGGGGCAGATCTTGGACAAGGTGACTAAATTAAATacaggatcttgccttgaagTGCCTTGAGATTGAATCTGTACATCTTCCTAACATGGGGAACTTCCTTAAAAAACCAAAAGACAATTCCCattcatttgaaatattttgattgaTCCATTGTGGAAGGGTCATACCGAAAGTTGAattgaaagctctggagaaaattCAAATCTTTTGAATTGAGGAGAGAAAAATCTGAAGAGTGCACAGGACTTTTTCAGATTTTATCTTCTGAAAAAGCATTTATGGTTAGATAttactttgatttttttagaaCTTCTTGCGGTTCATTTAATTTAACTGCATatagaaaaaagaaaactttcgcGTAATAAAAACTGACAATATCTTTTAAGATCTTACAGCTGTATCAATAAATTTCATCACTCTTTACAAATTGTTGAGAAATCCacttaaagtgaaatgtgatgCTTCATCAGAATGCAAGTCCTGATGAAATGCGATGAATGGGTAAATAAATCAGAAAGTTCACCTTGCAAATATCATAATTCATTGCAAAAATTAACCGTTTTTGATTAATTTCCCAATAAATCATTTGCATAAGTATTTCCTGTGAAATAAACTCGTAACCTGCTTCAATTCTCAAGAA is from Phlebotomus papatasi isolate M1 chromosome 1, Ppap_2.1, whole genome shotgun sequence and encodes:
- the LOC129809968 gene encoding isochorismatase domain-containing protein 1; this encodes MARQLARLGQLDIKKTLFLLCDIQDKFKPGMKLFDQMVNNSKKLVAASKHLDVPLIVSEHYPEKLGRIVKDLDVSHAKMVYGKTLFSMATPEMKNKVKELFPNDLESIVLFGLESHICLEQTAVDMCDMGYQVHIAADCAMSRSLEDRAIALQRLREIGCHITTSESIIFKLMKDKNHPKFNEVRKLVTFTSEDTGLSKL